Within Topomyia yanbarensis strain Yona2022 chromosome 2, ASM3024719v1, whole genome shotgun sequence, the genomic segment CACTTAGTTTTGAAGTGTAATTTTGTTGAGAGTTAAATGGAAAGTTCTTGAATTCTCAGTGTGGCTTGAAACTTAAATCTTATGTGTCAAATCTCTTCAAAATAAAGCGTAAATTATTTACAGGGTAGTCTCTTTAGGTTACCCTACGCTCGGACGTGCCTGGCAGAATTCCCACCAGATAGccggcagcgaaataaaaaGTCTGGCAGAATTTCTGGGGGTCTGGTTGGCAGAGCGCTGCCCTGCCGgccggctcaaatgcaacaaccgtttctggcagaatttttcgccttacggttattaacggttttttctgccggatttctgccaggcacgcaccggcaggaccggttttgtaccgcttcaggttttgtttgtattttttcttatttttttttaaattttatataaaaaatttataataaaaacatgtcTGGAGACGCGAAATCCAtattaccacagagaacagacatccatgatcgaacaaaaatatttaaaaaacgtgtgtaaacatttgaattaatttacgaaaaacactagcgccgccacaccaacctatcccaactatccgtcaaatcgattccggaaccggttcgaaatcctgaatggattcagcatggaatctagctcaaagaaaacaaccgattccgactctatcggttgacatatttgagctggaattcatgctggaagtccgaatcggttccggactagtttgactgggtagaggaataaccgctgtcaattctgtcgaactcagctacaaaaaaaacatgacagtagcgcacctggtttagatatccaaactaccttcgaaaccgttagagattttacacaagttgaatgctgaagatggacgtctgttctctgtgatattaCTTACCatgtttgaaaccaaaatctttgTTCCTCCCTATTTTTTCATCTGCCAAAACTATCCTTCttggaaaaatataaatatggcgaaaatgaaacaacgaTAAACAAAACAGAATCGGTGAGGCGAATTTGCCTGCCATAACTGGAAGGAGTATAGCTGAATTCTGGCAGcgccattttaataattttgacagctgccggaatcctgatggatttttgctggctgcccgtttttcTTGTACCTGGTCACATTACTCTACGTCGCGCGCCATCTGCGCGTCAACATAGTTCTTGGATCTTACTCTTTGCCATCGCCCTTTTGAAATAGTGACCACACTACGAcagttttattattgtttttgatttattgacaACAGCGCAGGACAGGAGAATTAAAATTTTGCTGGCAAAATTATACAATGATTTTCTATTTTCATACTTAAttcaattttgcattttcaagttAAAACACAAAATATGAATCCGCAGatgtgcaaaatatgtatgtctACCGAAGCCATCCTGTATCTAGACATTTTTGGTGAAGTGCACACAAAGAAAGATATAGCTGCAATCATCTCCAAGCATCTGTGGTTTGATGTAAATAGAACTATATTTTTCAATCTTTATCATTTTACTCTCTTGTTTCAGTATTTAACTGTTTCAATATTCTAGTTTAAGCCTTCGGATGAGCACCAAGTAATCTGCAGCGAGTGTTGGAACATCCTCTATGAGTTTAACAACTTCTATGAAACAGTTGAAAATGTGCATAAGATTAGCAGGGATGAAATTCCAAAGGAAGAGTTAATAGATGATCCGTTCGGTGACGATAGTTTTGCTAATGTGGATGATATTAATTATGAACCTGAAGGGGACACAGTTTTCTTTGAGTTAGTAGAAGCAAAGTCTGGCGAATTCGCAAAAACTGATGCGGAGGAAGACATTCTTCATAAAAGTGATGCGAGACAAAAACGTCCATCGAACAAGCCTGATACAAGAAAATCTCCTAGAAATAGAAGAACCCATGTTGAAAAGGATAATGAAATAATATGCACAAAGAATGAGGAGAAAATCAAACCAACTGTGCAAAAAGAGCGGCCAGAACGACCAAGGCGAAGTAACACCAAAGCGGTGTATAAAGCGGATACTTCATCGGAAGATGAATATAGTGAGCAAATTGAAGAATCTGGGTGTGAAGAATATATGGAggagcatttttcaaaaaagagaaaaattgtCGATCAGACTGAAACGACTTCAGCGGAAATTCCGAGTGATAGCGATGATGAGCCTATCTCTAAATTAACAAGGGCAAAAcgaaaaaaggaccagaagctgTTTGAGCACATTGATGAATTTGTCTGCTATATCTGCCCAGAAAGGGTTGAATTTGATCGATTCTACCATGCGACGCTTCATTACAAGACGCTGCACAAAGAGCCTGCGTATATTAAATGTAAAGTATGCGACAAAAGATGTTATTCCCCAGGAAGTTTGATCAGTCATATGGAAGTTCACAAGGATCCTGACAGATACAAGTGATGTTATAGATAAATGAAAATGATTGCATGTTATATTTAATTTGAACGTTTCTTGTAGGTGCGAGATATGTGGAAAGCAGAATGACGAGCAAGTGGCTCTGGTAAAGCATATGCGAATACATCGCCCTGAGCAAGTAGAAAAAATGCCATTTCAATGTGGACAGTGTCTTCGTCGATTTCCTTCGGAGAAAAAGCGGGATAGGCACGAGAAGAATCATAATCGAAAACCGTTGGAAAAACCGACGAGAATTGTCGGACGTGACGAAGAATTGCTAGAATTTTACCGTCGAATAAGTTGTGAGATATGCGATCGACAACGGTCCGTTGACGGTAGCTGGCCGGATGTAGAATATGAAAATCTGCAGGACTTGAAGAAGCACATGCGTGAGAAACATGATGACAAGGGTTACCTTAAATGCCCCGTGTGTGATAAAAAGTGCTACATTCGCTCAATGCTTATATTACACAAGGAGTTTCATTTGAATCAGGAAAAATTCAGGTAGATATTGAAGGGTTATATCAGAGCGTTTCATACTAAGCATCAGAACCTGTTTTAAATCGCAACAAAAGGATGTTCATAGCGTCCCAAAACCGCACAATAGTTCTTATATAACCGCgaaacatagcataccgttggaaatatCTATTATTCTTTTCAGAAATGTTGAAACATTTGCAATCAACTGCAAAATGACAGCTATTTGTTTAGTGTCAGGTTTTGAAAAATTGGTTTGCtatttttgctaaattattAAGATATTGAGAGTACAACTATTTTCCAACATTGCTCTGTG encodes:
- the LOC131683501 gene encoding zinc finger protein 492-like gives rise to the protein MNPQMCKICMSTEAILYLDIFGEVHTKKDIAAIISKHLWFDFKPSDEHQVICSECWNILYEFNNFYETVENVHKISRDEIPKEELIDDPFGDDSFANVDDINYEPEGDTVFFELVEAKSGEFAKTDAEEDILHKSDARQKRPSNKPDTRKSPRNRRTHVEKDNEIICTKNEEKIKPTVQKERPERPRRSNTKAVYKADTSSEDEYSEQIEESGCEEYMEEHFSKKRKIVDQTETTSAEIPSDSDDEPISKLTRAKRKKDQKLFEHIDEFVCYICPERVEFDRFYHATLHYKTLHKEPAYIKCKVCDKRCYSPGSLISHMEVHKDPDRYKCEICGKQNDEQVALVKHMRIHRPEQVEKMPFQCGQCLRRFPSEKKRDRHEKNHNRKPLEKPTRIVGRDEELLEFYRRISCEICDRQRSVDGSWPDVEYENLQDLKKHMREKHDDKGYLKCPVCDKKCYIRSMLILHKEFHLNQEKFRCEICGNVYQNLEKHKGAAHANSGEASFCCEHCGKALTNEKSLKSHVERKHAVKDTICDICQKPFRKSMLEGHKRVVHEMASYMCTHCPRMFRSKFSLNRHLDEHEDKVRERVKCTICGMTFKHKYILTKHIGSVHTNEAPVSCDVCGKQFKSKHHLWSHKSDTCNSRRYDCTICGRVFKVRVRLNEHMTTHTGKSLYQCTFCPLTFSFQSILYTHRKKAHYEQWLELQAKREEGVKFKVLEAPA